Proteins encoded within one genomic window of Rhinolophus sinicus isolate RSC01 linkage group LG05, ASM3656204v1, whole genome shotgun sequence:
- the TAF11 gene encoding transcription initiation factor TFIID subunit 11 isoform X2, producing MDNACESPTEKAGETGESEETAAAPGGPGATDTDGIPEETDGDADGDLKEAAAEEGELKSQDISDLTAVEREDSSLLTPAAKKLKIDTKEKKEKKQKVDEDEIQKMQILVSSFSEEQLNRYEMYRRSAFPKAAIKRLIQSITGTSVSQNVVIAMSGISKVFVGEVVEEDQSLGRPGAEGSTGFRLWIA from the exons ATGGATAATGCCTGCGAGTCGCCCACGGAGAAAGCTGGGGAGACAGGGGAGTCGGAGGAGACGGCCGCTGCTCCCGGGGGTCCCGGGGCTACTGACACGGACGGAATCCCGGAGGAAACTGACGGGGACGCAGATGGGGACTTGAAGGAAGCTGCGGCCGAGGAAGGAGAG CTCAAGAGTCAAGACATCTCGGATTTAACAGCAGTTGAAAGGGAAGATTCATCATTACTTACTCCTGCAGCCAAAAAGCTGAAAATAGataccaaagaaaagaaagagaagaagcagaaagtagaTGAAGATGAGATTCAAAAGATGCA AATCCtcgtttcttctttttctgaggaGCAGCTGAACCGTTACGAAATGTATCGCCGGTCAGCTTTCCCTAAGGCAGCCATTAAAAGG CTGATCCAGTCCATCACCGGTACCTCTGTGTCTCAGAATGTGGTTATTGCCATGTCTGGTATTTCCAAGGTTTTCGTCGGGGAAGTAGTAGAAGAAG ACCAAAGCCTCGGCAGGCCTGGTGCTGAAGGAAGTACAGGTTTCAGACTTTGGATTGCATGA
- the TAF11 gene encoding transcription initiation factor TFIID subunit 11 isoform X1, which yields MDNACESPTEKAGETGESEETAAAPGGPGATDTDGIPEETDGDADGDLKEAAAEEGELKSQDISDLTAVEREDSSLLTPAAKKLKIDTKEKKEKKQKVDEDEIQKMQILVSSFSEEQLNRYEMYRRSAFPKAAIKRLIQSITGTSVSQNVVIAMSGISKVFVGEVVEEALDVCEKWGEMPPLQPKHMREAVRRLKSKGQIPSSKHKKIIFF from the exons ATGGATAATGCCTGCGAGTCGCCCACGGAGAAAGCTGGGGAGACAGGGGAGTCGGAGGAGACGGCCGCTGCTCCCGGGGGTCCCGGGGCTACTGACACGGACGGAATCCCGGAGGAAACTGACGGGGACGCAGATGGGGACTTGAAGGAAGCTGCGGCCGAGGAAGGAGAG CTCAAGAGTCAAGACATCTCGGATTTAACAGCAGTTGAAAGGGAAGATTCATCATTACTTACTCCTGCAGCCAAAAAGCTGAAAATAGataccaaagaaaagaaagagaagaagcagaaagtagaTGAAGATGAGATTCAAAAGATGCA AATCCtcgtttcttctttttctgaggaGCAGCTGAACCGTTACGAAATGTATCGCCGGTCAGCTTTCCCTAAGGCAGCCATTAAAAGG CTGATCCAGTCCATCACCGGTACCTCTGTGTCTCAGAATGTGGTTATTGCCATGTCTGGTATTTCCAAGGTTTTCGTCGGGGAAGTAGTAGAAGAAG CACTGGATGTGTGTGAGAAGTGGGGAGAAATGCCACCACTACAACCCAAACATATGAGGGAGGCTGTTCGGAGGTTAAAGTCGAAGGGGCAGATACCCAGCTCAAAGCACAAAAAAATCATCTTCTTCTAG
- the TAF11 gene encoding transcription initiation factor TFIID subunit 11 isoform X3: MDNACESPTEKAGETGESEETAAAPGGPGATDTDGIPEETDGDADGDLKEAAAEEGELKSQDISDLTAVEREDSSLLTPAAKKLKIDTKEKKEKKQKVDEDEIQKMQILVSSFSEEQLNRYEMYRRSAFPKAAIKRHWMCVRSGEKCHHYNPNI; encoded by the exons ATGGATAATGCCTGCGAGTCGCCCACGGAGAAAGCTGGGGAGACAGGGGAGTCGGAGGAGACGGCCGCTGCTCCCGGGGGTCCCGGGGCTACTGACACGGACGGAATCCCGGAGGAAACTGACGGGGACGCAGATGGGGACTTGAAGGAAGCTGCGGCCGAGGAAGGAGAG CTCAAGAGTCAAGACATCTCGGATTTAACAGCAGTTGAAAGGGAAGATTCATCATTACTTACTCCTGCAGCCAAAAAGCTGAAAATAGataccaaagaaaagaaagagaagaagcagaaagtagaTGAAGATGAGATTCAAAAGATGCA AATCCtcgtttcttctttttctgaggaGCAGCTGAACCGTTACGAAATGTATCGCCGGTCAGCTTTCCCTAAGGCAGCCATTAAAAGG CACTGGATGTGTGTGAGAAGTGGGGAGAAATGCCACCACTACAACCCAAACATATGA